Proteins encoded in a region of the Zunongwangia endophytica genome:
- a CDS encoding pirin family protein, with protein sequence MRSIKKIHQAEWRPIGNLVTYSPIPTASLQMIDPFIFLNHHGSQVYPENNNGLPFGPHPHRGMETVTFILDGDIAHKDSGGHKSVIESGGVQWMTAGSGLIHAEVSSEEFKKKGGDLEILQLWVNLPAKHKMEEPKYIGLQKDDIPVAITDDKKVKAQVVSGEFLGIKGAFDTYTDINLSTVFFEANSKLDIDIPTSQNIFFYVIKGSLEVNEKAIQERHLAEFNNDDEKLQISASEKSILLFGFATPFEEPVVARGPFVMNSMQEIDEAYQDFQEGKMGRWTE encoded by the coding sequence ATGCGAAGTATAAAGAAAATTCATCAGGCAGAATGGCGTCCTATAGGAAATCTAGTTACTTATTCTCCCATTCCAACGGCAAGCCTACAGATGATCGATCCTTTTATTTTCCTGAATCATCATGGTTCACAGGTTTATCCTGAAAATAATAACGGCTTGCCATTTGGCCCACATCCACATCGTGGGATGGAAACCGTGACTTTTATATTAGATGGCGATATTGCACACAAAGATTCTGGCGGACATAAGAGTGTTATCGAAAGCGGCGGCGTACAGTGGATGACGGCTGGTAGCGGACTTATACATGCGGAAGTTTCTTCGGAAGAGTTTAAGAAAAAAGGTGGTGATCTTGAAATTTTGCAACTTTGGGTAAATCTACCCGCAAAACATAAAATGGAAGAACCTAAATATATAGGTTTACAGAAAGATGATATTCCTGTTGCAATTACCGATGATAAAAAAGTAAAAGCTCAGGTCGTATCGGGTGAATTTCTAGGAATTAAAGGCGCTTTTGATACTTATACCGATATAAACCTTTCTACTGTATTTTTTGAAGCAAATTCTAAATTAGATATTGATATTCCTACTTCTCAGAATATATTCTTTTACGTGATTAAAGGAAGTCTAGAAGTAAACGAAAAAGCAATACAGGAAAGACATTTAGCGGAGTTTAATAATGATGATGAAAAACTTCAAATCTCAGCTTCAGAAAAAAGTATTTTGTTATTTGGCTTTGCCACTCCTTTTGAAGAACCGGTAGTTGCTCGTGGTCCTTTTGTAATGAATAGCATGCAAGAAATCGACGAAGCTTATCAGGACTTCCAGGAAGGAAAAATGGGAAGGTGGACTGAATAA
- a CDS encoding thiamine diphosphokinase, with product MKLDRATYKTEAEVVLFINGQFPKEIPVLDRFKKIYCTDGAYAKLSDLNIQPDVVSGDFDSVKRNRIAASVDVIETPDQNATDFEKALRIIINEGFKSVAVYGCSGLEQDHFLGNLNSMIHHYNEINIRCFDDFGCYFFAEKSTEICGFKDEIISLFPFSEAKNIYSEGVKYPLTNEDLAITDRIGTRNTITEDVAKVSFVSGNLLLFVQSINT from the coding sequence ATGAAGCTAGATAGGGCTACATATAAAACTGAAGCTGAAGTTGTTTTGTTTATAAACGGGCAGTTTCCAAAGGAAATTCCTGTTTTAGATCGTTTTAAAAAGATTTATTGTACCGATGGTGCGTATGCTAAGCTTTCAGACTTAAATATTCAGCCAGATGTAGTTTCCGGCGATTTTGATTCTGTGAAAAGAAATAGAATAGCGGCATCGGTCGATGTGATAGAAACTCCAGACCAAAACGCTACAGATTTCGAAAAAGCGTTACGAATTATAATCAACGAAGGATTTAAAAGTGTTGCCGTTTATGGTTGCAGTGGGCTAGAACAAGATCATTTTTTAGGGAATCTTAATTCGATGATCCACCATTATAATGAAATTAATATTCGATGTTTTGATGATTTTGGCTGTTATTTTTTTGCTGAAAAATCAACTGAAATATGCGGATTTAAAGATGAAATAATTTCTCTTTTTCCTTTTTCTGAAGCTAAGAATATTTATTCTGAAGGTGTAAAATATCCTTTAACTAACGAAGATTTAGCCATTACAGATAGAATAGGAACTCGTAATACCATTACTGAAGATGTTGCCAAAGTTTCATTTGTATCTGGTAATTTATTGTTGTTTGTGCAGTCCATAAATACTTAA
- the hisIE gene encoding bifunctional phosphoribosyl-AMP cyclohydrolase/phosphoribosyl-ATP diphosphatase HisIE produces MNIDFDKNNDGLVPAIIQDATTRKVLMLGYMNEEAYLKTNETKKVTFYSRSKKRLWTKGEESGNFLSLVSIKNDCDNDSLLIMVHPQGPTCHKGTDTCWAEENEASFGFLSELEGIIAHRKKMSEVEPELREDKNSYVVSLFDKGMNKIAQKVGEEAVEVVIEAKDNDEDLFLNESADLLFHYLILLKAKGYGLKDISKVLEERH; encoded by the coding sequence ATGAATATCGATTTTGATAAGAATAACGATGGATTAGTGCCAGCAATTATTCAAGATGCAACAACAAGAAAAGTGTTGATGTTGGGGTATATGAATGAGGAAGCTTATTTAAAAACCAACGAAACAAAGAAAGTTACTTTTTATAGCCGTAGTAAAAAACGTTTATGGACTAAGGGTGAAGAAAGCGGAAATTTTTTAAGCCTTGTTTCTATTAAAAATGACTGCGATAATGATTCGCTATTAATAATGGTGCATCCGCAGGGACCAACTTGCCACAAAGGTACAGATACGTGTTGGGCAGAAGAAAATGAAGCATCATTTGGATTTTTATCAGAATTAGAAGGAATTATTGCTCACCGTAAAAAGATGAGCGAAGTTGAGCCTGAATTACGAGAAGATAAAAACTCGTATGTAGTTTCTCTTTTTGATAAAGGAATGAATAAAATCGCTCAGAAAGTAGGAGAAGAAGCTGTTGAAGTGGTTATTGAAGCAAAGGATAATGATGAAGATCTTTTCCTAAATGAAAGTGCCGATCTACTATTTCATTATTTAATTCTTCTGAAAGCAAAAGGTTACGGACTAAAGGATATTTCTAAAGTTTTAGAAGAACGTCACTAG
- the hisF gene encoding imidazole glycerol phosphate synthase subunit HisF, which produces MLTKRIIPCLDIKAGRTVKGVNFVDLRDAGDPVELAAKYAETGADELVFLDISATEERRKTLANLVLRVAEKVNIPFTVGGGISSIEDVDILLKNGADKVSINSSAVKNPDLINELSRKFGAQCITVAIDAKQVSGKWIVHLVGGKVPTELDLFEWAKEVEERGAGEILFTSMNNDGTKNGFANIALAKLSEDLNIPIIASGGAGNIQHFVDAFQEGKADAALAASVFHFKEIEIPDLKKELADQGIPVRI; this is translated from the coding sequence ATGCTAACAAAAAGAATTATACCCTGTTTAGATATAAAGGCAGGAAGAACCGTAAAAGGAGTCAATTTTGTTGATCTAAGGGATGCTGGAGATCCTGTAGAATTGGCGGCAAAATATGCTGAAACTGGTGCAGATGAATTGGTTTTTCTTGATATTTCAGCAACAGAAGAACGCCGAAAAACTTTAGCTAATCTGGTATTAAGAGTTGCTGAAAAAGTAAATATTCCGTTCACCGTAGGTGGCGGTATTTCTTCTATTGAAGATGTAGATATTTTACTGAAGAATGGAGCCGATAAGGTTTCAATTAATTCTTCCGCAGTAAAAAATCCAGACTTAATTAACGAGCTTTCTAGAAAATTTGGCGCCCAGTGTATTACTGTAGCCATAGATGCAAAGCAGGTAAGCGGGAAATGGATTGTCCATTTAGTTGGAGGCAAAGTACCTACTGAACTCGATTTATTTGAATGGGCTAAAGAAGTTGAAGAGCGAGGAGCAGGAGAAATTTTATTTACGTCTATGAATAACGACGGTACAAAGAATGGTTTTGCTAATATTGCATTGGCAAAATTGTCTGAAGATTTAAATATACCCATTATTGCTTCCGGAGGAGCAGGGAATATTCAGCATTTTGTAGATGCATTTCAAGAAGGAAAAGCAGATGCAGCACTTGCTGCTAGTGTTTTTCATTTTAAAGAAATAGAAATTCCAGATCTTAAAAAAGAATTGGCAGATCAGGGAATTCCAGTAAGAATTTAA
- the hisA gene encoding 1-(5-phosphoribosyl)-5-[(5-phosphoribosylamino)methylideneamino]imidazole-4-carboxamide isomerase, which produces MRLIPAIDIIDGKCVRLSKGDYNTKKIYNENPLEVAKSFEDHGIQHLHLVDLDGAKSKHIVNHKILEAIASKTNLSVDFGGGLKTDKDLEIAFECGAKQITGGSIAVKDPEIFNSWLQKFGSTKIILGADANNEKVAVSGWQEESDLELLPFIKEYHKNGVSYVICTDISKDGMLQGPAFELYERILEENPDLKLIASGGISKFDELLELAELGCEGTIIGKAIYEGRIQLKQLETYILNDGR; this is translated from the coding sequence ATGCGTTTAATCCCAGCTATAGATATTATTGACGGAAAGTGTGTACGACTTTCTAAAGGTGATTATAACACCAAAAAAATATATAATGAGAATCCGCTTGAGGTTGCAAAATCCTTCGAAGATCATGGGATTCAGCACCTGCATTTAGTAGATCTCGATGGTGCAAAATCTAAACATATTGTAAACCATAAAATATTAGAAGCTATTGCCAGTAAAACCAATCTTAGTGTTGATTTTGGTGGCGGACTAAAAACTGATAAGGATTTAGAAATTGCTTTTGAATGTGGCGCAAAGCAAATTACAGGCGGAAGTATCGCTGTAAAAGATCCTGAGATTTTTAATAGCTGGCTTCAGAAATTTGGCTCAACAAAAATTATTTTAGGAGCAGATGCTAATAACGAAAAAGTAGCGGTAAGCGGCTGGCAGGAAGAATCTGATCTAGAATTACTTCCTTTTATTAAAGAATATCATAAAAACGGCGTTTCTTATGTAATCTGTACCGATATTTCAAAAGATGGAATGTTACAAGGTCCAGCTTTCGAATTGTATGAACGAATTTTAGAAGAAAATCCAGACTTGAAATTAATCGCTTCCGGAGGAATTTCTAAGTTCGATGAATTATTAGAATTAGCCGAACTAGGATGCGAAGGAACAATAATAGGAAAAGCCATTTACGAAGGCCGAATTCAACTAAAACAATTAGAGACTTATATTTTAAATGACGGACGGTAG
- the hisH gene encoding imidazole glycerol phosphate synthase subunit HisH, giving the protein MKIAIIDYGAGNIQSIKFAVKRLGFDAVLTDKAEEIKAADKVIFPGVGEASSAMKMLKSTGLDKVIPQLTQPVLGICLGMQLMCEYCEEGDTTGLSIFDAKVVKFNTSVKVPQIGWNQIYDLKSELFKGIQEKEYVYLVHSFYVKECEETICSTEYGVEYTSAIKKNNFYGVQFHPEKSSKAGERILENFLKLES; this is encoded by the coding sequence ATGAAAATAGCGATTATAGATTACGGCGCAGGCAATATTCAAAGTATCAAGTTTGCAGTGAAACGTTTGGGATTTGATGCTGTTTTAACCGATAAGGCTGAAGAAATTAAAGCCGCAGATAAGGTGATTTTCCCTGGAGTAGGCGAGGCGAGTAGCGCTATGAAAATGCTGAAGTCTACCGGACTTGATAAAGTGATTCCGCAACTTACTCAACCGGTCCTAGGAATTTGTCTGGGAATGCAGTTAATGTGCGAGTACTGCGAAGAAGGAGATACGACTGGATTATCGATTTTCGATGCTAAAGTGGTTAAATTTAATACTTCAGTTAAAGTACCGCAAATTGGCTGGAATCAGATCTACGATCTGAAATCTGAATTATTTAAAGGTATTCAGGAAAAAGAATATGTGTATTTAGTGCACAGTTTTTATGTGAAAGAATGCGAAGAAACAATTTGTTCTACGGAATATGGAGTCGAATATACATCAGCTATAAAGAAGAATAATTTTTACGGCGTTCAATTTCATCCGGAAAAAAGCAGTAAAGCCGGAGAGCGAATTTTGGAAAACTTTTTAAAATTAGAGAGTTAG
- the hisB gene encoding bifunctional histidinol-phosphatase/imidazoleglycerol-phosphate dehydratase HisB has protein sequence MQKVLFIDRDGTIILEPEDYQVDKLEKLEFYPEALFYLSKIAKELDYELVMVTNQDGLGTEVYPEEQFWPIQNFVVKTFENEGVKFSDILIDRTFAKDNQATRKPNTGLLERKYLNSEAYDMANSMMIGDRMTDIEFANNFGGKGIFIDTHEDLATDELKNDVSKLDDTIALKTSSWKAIYEFLKLKDRTAEIARKTNETDIKIKLNLDGTGKSEIATGIAFFDHMLDQIARHGQMDLEVKVNGDLEVDEHHTIEDTAIALGEVYAKALGNKLGIERYGFCLPMDDCLAQVAIDFGGRNWLVWEADFKREMVGKMPTEMFYHFFKSFTDGAKANLNVKAEGTNEHHKIEAIFKAFAKAIKMAVKRDTEKMILPSTKGML, from the coding sequence ATGCAAAAAGTATTATTTATAGACCGTGATGGTACGATTATTCTAGAACCTGAAGATTATCAGGTAGATAAATTAGAGAAATTGGAGTTTTATCCGGAAGCTTTATTTTATTTATCCAAAATCGCGAAAGAGTTAGATTACGAATTGGTAATGGTTACAAATCAAGATGGTTTGGGGACCGAGGTTTATCCCGAAGAGCAATTTTGGCCAATTCAGAATTTTGTGGTGAAGACTTTCGAAAATGAGGGTGTGAAATTCAGTGATATTTTAATCGATCGTACGTTTGCTAAAGATAATCAGGCTACCAGAAAACCGAACACTGGTTTGTTAGAAAGAAAATATTTGAATTCCGAAGCTTACGATATGGCAAACTCCATGATGATTGGCGATCGGATGACGGATATTGAATTTGCTAATAATTTCGGCGGAAAAGGAATTTTTATAGATACGCATGAAGATTTAGCAACAGATGAATTGAAAAACGATGTTTCTAAACTTGATGATACGATTGCATTAAAAACGTCTAGTTGGAAAGCTATTTACGAATTTTTAAAACTGAAAGATCGTACGGCTGAAATTGCGAGAAAAACTAACGAAACTGATATTAAAATTAAGCTGAATCTAGATGGAACCGGAAAATCTGAAATAGCTACCGGAATTGCATTTTTTGATCATATGCTCGATCAAATTGCACGCCACGGCCAAATGGATCTAGAAGTTAAAGTAAATGGCGATTTAGAGGTCGATGAACATCACACCATTGAAGATACCGCGATTGCTTTAGGAGAAGTTTATGCAAAAGCACTGGGTAATAAATTAGGTATCGAACGATACGGATTTTGTTTGCCCATGGACGATTGTTTAGCTCAGGTAGCTATCGATTTTGGTGGAAGAAACTGGTTAGTTTGGGAAGCCGATTTTAAACGAGAAATGGTTGGTAAAATGCCAACGGAAATGTTTTATCATTTCTTTAAATCTTTTACCGATGGAGCAAAAGCAAACCTAAATGTAAAAGCAGAGGGAACTAATGAGCATCACAAAATAGAAGCTATCTTTAAAGCTTTTGCAAAAGCGATTAAAATGGCCGTAAAAAGAGATACCGAAAAAATGATCCTTCCTTCAACCAAAGGAATGCTTTAG
- the hisC gene encoding histidinol-phosphate transaminase — MPTKINIQDLVRENVKKLKPYSSARDEYKATGTEMVFLDANENPYQTDVNRYPDPHQRNLKDELAKIKEVQPEQILLGNGSDEVLDLLFRAFCEPGKDNVISLPPTYGMYKVLAEINNIENREVLLSQDFEPNISEILSKIDENSKLLFLCSPNNPTGNTFSEEKVIELLQKFKGLVIIDEAYIDFSGKESWLSRLQQYPNLVITQTLSKAYGMAGIRLGICWASEEIIEILKKIKPPYNVNELTQQRALNRILDVDVVSSEVADILKGRKELVEVLQEVTFVEKIYPTDANFVLVKVDDATSRYHQLIEKGIVIRNRTTQPLCENTLRLTVGTTEENQKLIAALKSLN; from the coding sequence ATGCCCACTAAAATAAACATACAAGACCTTGTTCGCGAAAACGTAAAGAAATTAAAGCCTTATTCTTCGGCTCGCGATGAATATAAAGCTACGGGAACCGAGATGGTTTTTCTGGATGCGAATGAAAATCCTTATCAAACCGATGTAAATCGTTATCCCGATCCACATCAACGAAATCTGAAAGACGAACTGGCAAAAATCAAAGAAGTTCAGCCAGAACAAATTTTGTTGGGTAATGGGAGCGACGAGGTTTTAGATTTATTATTTAGGGCGTTTTGTGAACCGGGAAAAGATAATGTAATCTCACTTCCGCCAACTTACGGAATGTATAAAGTACTTGCTGAAATCAATAATATCGAAAATAGAGAGGTGTTACTTTCTCAGGATTTCGAACCAAACATTTCAGAGATTTTATCGAAAATAGATGAAAATTCGAAGCTTTTATTTCTTTGTTCACCTAATAATCCAACGGGTAATACCTTTTCCGAAGAAAAAGTAATAGAATTACTTCAAAAATTCAAAGGATTAGTCATTATCGACGAGGCTTATATCGATTTTTCAGGAAAAGAAAGTTGGTTAAGTCGGCTTCAGCAATATCCCAATTTGGTCATTACACAAACACTTTCTAAAGCTTATGGAATGGCCGGAATCCGCTTGGGAATCTGCTGGGCTTCAGAAGAGATTATCGAGATTTTAAAGAAAATTAAGCCACCTTATAATGTAAACGAATTAACACAACAACGTGCTTTAAATCGTATTTTAGATGTAGATGTTGTAAGCAGTGAAGTCGCCGATATTTTAAAAGGTCGTAAAGAACTCGTAGAGGTATTGCAAGAAGTAACATTTGTAGAAAAAATATACCCTACAGACGCTAATTTTGTCTTAGTGAAGGTAGACGATGCAACTTCAAGATACCACCAGCTTATCGAAAAGGGAATTGTAATTAGAAATAGAACTACACAACCACTTTGTGAAAATACCCTGCGTTTAACCGTAGGAACCACAGAGGAAAATCAAAAATTAATAGCTGCTTTAAAGAGTTTAAACTAA
- a CDS encoding GIY-YIG nuclease family protein, whose protein sequence is MKSSFVYILTNRYRTVFYTGVTNDLKKRIAEHHSGNGSNFTSKYQIKDLIYFEEFSEIEQAIAREKQIKNWKKEWKLELIKGLNPKIETLDY, encoded by the coding sequence ATGAAAAGTTCATTTGTATACATTCTGACAAATAGATATCGTACTGTTTTCTACACGGGTGTTACAAATGATTTGAAGAAAAGAATAGCAGAACATCACAGCGGAAATGGAAGTAATTTTACTTCTAAATATCAAATAAAAGATTTAATCTATTTTGAAGAATTTTCGGAAATTGAACAGGCAATTGCTAGAGAAAAACAAATTAAGAATTGGAAGAAGGAATGGAAATTAGAGCTTATTAAAGGTTTAAATCCAAAAATTGAAACATTAGACTATTAA